The proteins below are encoded in one region of Telopea speciosissima isolate NSW1024214 ecotype Mountain lineage chromosome 10, Tspe_v1, whole genome shotgun sequence:
- the LOC122643033 gene encoding sugar transport protein 13-like isoform X2: MTGGGFAGSATAGVEFEARITPIVIISCIMAATGGLMFGYDVGVSGGVTSMDPFLKKFFPVVYRKTQDKNIDSNYCKYDNQGLQLFTSSLYLAGLIATFFASYTTRRLGRRLTMLIAGIFFLAGVALNAAAQDLAMLIIGRILLGCGVGFANQAVPLFLSEIAPTRIRGALNILFQLNVTIGILFANLINYGTAKIKGDYGWRISLGLAGVPALLLTVGALLVVDTPNSLIERGRLEEGKAVLRKIRGTDNIEPEFLELVEASRVAKQVKHPFRNLLKRRNRPQLIIAMALQVFQQFTGINAIMFYAPVLFDTLGFGNDASLYSSVITGAVNVLATIVSIYSVDKLGRRVLLLEAGVQMFISQVLIAIILGIKVTDHSDNLGKVYAILVVVLICTYVSSFAWSWGPLGWLIPSETFPLETRSAGQSITVCVNLLFTFVIAQAFLSMLCHFKYGIFLFFSGWVLIMSFFVLFLVPETKNIPIEEMTERVWKQHWLWKRFMEDDNYIADLNGDTKKDGKSYGFDPSSQL, from the exons ATGACTGGCGGGGGTTTCGCCGGTTCGGCGACAGCCGGTGTTGAGTTTGAAGCTCGGATTACACCGATCGTTATCATTTCATGTATAATGGCTGCCACCGGTGGTCTAATGTTCGGCTACGACGTTGGAGTTTCag GTGGTGTTACATCAATGGATCCTTTcttgaaaaaattcttcccaGTTGTGTACCGaaaaacacaagacaaaaacaTTGACAGCAATTACTGCAAATACGATAATCAAGGACTGCAGTTGTTTACTTCATCTCTATACCTTGCTGGCTTGATAGCGACCTTCTTTGCGTCTTACACTACAAGAAGGCTCGGCCGGAGGCTCACTATGCTTATCGCCGGAATCTTTTTCTTAGCTGGTGTCGCCCTAAACGCAGCAGCGCAGGACCTCGCAATGCTGATCATAGGAAGGATCCTTCTTGGGTGTGGGGTCGGTTTTGCTAATCAG GCGGTCCCTTTGTTTCTATCAGAGATAGCACCTACAAGAATACGTGGAGCATTAAATATACTTTTTCAACTAAATGTCACCATCGGGATTCTCTTTGCCAATCTTATCAATTACGGAAC TGCAAA AATCAAAGGCGATTATGGTTGGAGGATATCATTGGGGTTAGCTGGAGTCCCAGCACTTCTCCTAACTGTTGGAGCCCTCCTTGTGGTCGACACTCCTAACAGTCTCATAGAGCGTGGTCGCTTGGAAGAAGGTAAGGCAGTCCTCAGAAAGATTCGTGGCACTGACAACATTGAACCTGAATTCCTTGAACTCGTCGAGGCCAGTCGTGTTGCCAAACAAGTCAAACACCCTTTCAGAAACCTCCTCAAGCGTAGGAATCGTCCTCAACTTATCATCGCAATGGCTTTACAG GTCTTCCAACAATTCACGGGCATCAATGCGATCATGTTCTACGCTCCCGTGCTATTCGACACACTAGGTTTCGGTAATGATGCATCCTTGTACTCTTCAGTTATCACAGGAGCCGTCAATGTCTTGGCTACTATCGTCTCCATCTACTCCGTCGATAAGTTGGGTCGTCGTGTACTATTACTAGAAGCTGGTGTTCAGATGTTCATCTCGCAGGTGCTCATAGCAATAATATTAGGGATCAAAGTCACAGACCACTCAGACAACCTTGGTAAAGTCTACGCAATTCTGGTAGTGGTGTTGATTTGTACCTACGTCTCTTCGTTTGCTTGGTCATGGGGTCCACTTGGATGGTTGATACCTAGTGAGACATTTCCATTGGAGACACGTTCAGCTGGACAGAGTATTACAGTTTGCGTCAACCTTCTCTTCACCTTTGTGATTGCACAGGCTTTCCTTTCCATGCTTTGTCACTTCAAGTATGggattttcttgttcttctctggATGGGTACTTATCATGTCGTTCTTCGTGTTATTCCTTGTTCCTGAGACTAAAAATATCCCAATTGAAGAAATGACTGAAAGAGTTTGGAAACAACACTGGCTCTGGAAGAGATTCATGGAGGATGACAATTACATTGCAGATTTAAATGGTGACACaaagaaagatggaaaaagTTATGGATTTGATCCTTCTTCCCAGTTGTAA
- the LOC122643033 gene encoding sugar transport protein 13-like isoform X1, with protein MTGGGFAGSATAGVEFEARITPIVIISCIMAATGGLMFGYDVGVSGGVTSMDPFLKKFFPVVYRKTQDKNIDSNYCKYDNQGLQLFTSSLYLAGLIATFFASYTTRRLGRRLTMLIAGIFFLAGVALNAAAQDLAMLIIGRILLGCGVGFANQAVPLFLSEIAPTRIRGALNILFQLNVTIGILFANLINYGTNKIKGDYGWRISLGLAGVPALLLTVGALLVVDTPNSLIERGRLEEGKAVLRKIRGTDNIEPEFLELVEASRVAKQVKHPFRNLLKRRNRPQLIIAMALQVFQQFTGINAIMFYAPVLFDTLGFGNDASLYSSVITGAVNVLATIVSIYSVDKLGRRVLLLEAGVQMFISQVLIAIILGIKVTDHSDNLGKVYAILVVVLICTYVSSFAWSWGPLGWLIPSETFPLETRSAGQSITVCVNLLFTFVIAQAFLSMLCHFKYGIFLFFSGWVLIMSFFVLFLVPETKNIPIEEMTERVWKQHWLWKRFMEDDNYIADLNGDTKKDGKSYGFDPSSQL; from the exons ATGACTGGCGGGGGTTTCGCCGGTTCGGCGACAGCCGGTGTTGAGTTTGAAGCTCGGATTACACCGATCGTTATCATTTCATGTATAATGGCTGCCACCGGTGGTCTAATGTTCGGCTACGACGTTGGAGTTTCag GTGGTGTTACATCAATGGATCCTTTcttgaaaaaattcttcccaGTTGTGTACCGaaaaacacaagacaaaaacaTTGACAGCAATTACTGCAAATACGATAATCAAGGACTGCAGTTGTTTACTTCATCTCTATACCTTGCTGGCTTGATAGCGACCTTCTTTGCGTCTTACACTACAAGAAGGCTCGGCCGGAGGCTCACTATGCTTATCGCCGGAATCTTTTTCTTAGCTGGTGTCGCCCTAAACGCAGCAGCGCAGGACCTCGCAATGCTGATCATAGGAAGGATCCTTCTTGGGTGTGGGGTCGGTTTTGCTAATCAG GCGGTCCCTTTGTTTCTATCAGAGATAGCACCTACAAGAATACGTGGAGCATTAAATATACTTTTTCAACTAAATGTCACCATCGGGATTCTCTTTGCCAATCTTATCAATTACGGAACCAACAA AATCAAAGGCGATTATGGTTGGAGGATATCATTGGGGTTAGCTGGAGTCCCAGCACTTCTCCTAACTGTTGGAGCCCTCCTTGTGGTCGACACTCCTAACAGTCTCATAGAGCGTGGTCGCTTGGAAGAAGGTAAGGCAGTCCTCAGAAAGATTCGTGGCACTGACAACATTGAACCTGAATTCCTTGAACTCGTCGAGGCCAGTCGTGTTGCCAAACAAGTCAAACACCCTTTCAGAAACCTCCTCAAGCGTAGGAATCGTCCTCAACTTATCATCGCAATGGCTTTACAG GTCTTCCAACAATTCACGGGCATCAATGCGATCATGTTCTACGCTCCCGTGCTATTCGACACACTAGGTTTCGGTAATGATGCATCCTTGTACTCTTCAGTTATCACAGGAGCCGTCAATGTCTTGGCTACTATCGTCTCCATCTACTCCGTCGATAAGTTGGGTCGTCGTGTACTATTACTAGAAGCTGGTGTTCAGATGTTCATCTCGCAGGTGCTCATAGCAATAATATTAGGGATCAAAGTCACAGACCACTCAGACAACCTTGGTAAAGTCTACGCAATTCTGGTAGTGGTGTTGATTTGTACCTACGTCTCTTCGTTTGCTTGGTCATGGGGTCCACTTGGATGGTTGATACCTAGTGAGACATTTCCATTGGAGACACGTTCAGCTGGACAGAGTATTACAGTTTGCGTCAACCTTCTCTTCACCTTTGTGATTGCACAGGCTTTCCTTTCCATGCTTTGTCACTTCAAGTATGggattttcttgttcttctctggATGGGTACTTATCATGTCGTTCTTCGTGTTATTCCTTGTTCCTGAGACTAAAAATATCCCAATTGAAGAAATGACTGAAAGAGTTTGGAAACAACACTGGCTCTGGAAGAGATTCATGGAGGATGACAATTACATTGCAGATTTAAATGGTGACACaaagaaagatggaaaaagTTATGGATTTGATCCTTCTTCCCAGTTGTAA
- the LOC122644217 gene encoding mavicyanin-like yields MAFAQKAMFMFFLVMAAALEVSLGAVYKVGDAKGWTTLGKINYTAWAASKNFHVGDTIHFEYSKQFHNVMQVTHSDFQACNVSSPMLTYATGNDSVVIKKTGHYYFLCGVPGHCQLGQKVDIRVPKSSVATAPSPYGSASSPIASTTSSPSGAVAGAPGPSQKSSAPYPSSNGFVGKLGMALLALAVSVCVLDY; encoded by the exons ATGGCTTTTGCTCAGAAAGCCATGTTTATGTTCTTCTTGGTTATGGCTGCTGCTTTGGAGGTCTCCTTGGGTGCTGTCTACAAGGTTGGGGATGCTAAAGGTTGGACTACTCTTGGAAAAATTAACTACACTGCCTGGGCTGCCAGTAAGAACTTTCATGTTGGTGATACCATCC ATTTCGAGTACAGCAAGCAATTCCACAATGTGATGCAAGTGACACATTCGGATTTCCAAGCCTGCAATGTTTCATCCCCAATGCTCACATACGCCACTGGCAACGACTCTGTTGTCATCAAGAAGACTGGCCATTACTACTTCCTGTGCGGTGTCCCCGGCCATTGCCAGCTTGGACAGAAGGTTGATATCCGCGTTCCCAAGTCTTCTGTAGCCACGGCCCCTTCTCCATATGGTTCTGCTTCTTCCCCCATAGCTTCCACTACCTCTTCACCTTCTGGTGCAGTTGCAGGGGCTCCTGGGCCCTCTCAGAAAAGCAGTGCTCCTTACCCTTCTTCCAATGGGTTTGTGGGTAAGCTTGGAATGGCCTTGTTGGCCTTAGCTGTTTCTGTTTGTGTGTTAGATTACTAG